The following are encoded together in the Synchiropus splendidus isolate RoL2022-P1 chromosome 7, RoL_Sspl_1.0, whole genome shotgun sequence genome:
- the ccdc125 gene encoding coiled-coil domain-containing protein 125 isoform X2 — MQEVSAVGLPDDDMLDGDLGDGMGSRPPSSSLRSKFQSSSLVPDGQSPRRSCPSGEAAWKPKLKLAGWKQGACWKLPGPVAEVSKSELSARLQEAGQIIELLFCELEVAQRYLEGKYEALRILQGKVGKRHLVAFTVSCRQFCSPLASRPSLTKPRATPRASCRRARRRPKPWRRYAAAAASVCPSCVAYPWLSVLHAQEVNCLQWEVSFGQVQLRKSEQSWEQRHNRVVNENRSLSDTLEKRESEIQHLRAENSALSQQLLELLALLKVKEQRTYLATRPQYTPEKDATVLELAVLGACRCISVDESCPCSRTAAATRKQLLQLQQELDFQHSRREEALMVADAFRIAFEQQLRKRSDRLMLLAESNVHKLSHCKAEGVSRRPLVSVSQRLRALLPPNLELSVPDHLLEALYRLIDLLNDKEEALAHQRKVSIMLAHSAEELQKQLDLDCSPAQPAPDCQGAGGSCHPEEPSDQDRLHMDSTASQGQKADQNHSPAPSDAPPVSCDPARDQNHSPASSDASPMPCDPARDQNHGPAPSDAPPVSCDPARDQNHSPASSDASPMPCDPARDQNHSPAPSDAPPVSCDPARDQNHGPAPSDAPPVSCDPARDQNHGPALSDAPPVSCDPARDQNHGPTPSDAPTPPVSCDPARDQNHSTASSDASPVPCDPARDQNHSPTSSDALPMPCDPARDQNHGPAPSDAPTPPVSCDPARDQNHGPALSDAPPVSCDPARDQNHGPTPSDAPIPPVSCDPARDQNHSTASSDASPVPCDPARDQNHGPAPSDAPPVSCDPARDQNHSPTSSDALPMPCDPARDQNHGPAPSDAPAPPVSCDPARDQNHSPASSDAPPVSCDPARDQNHGPAPSDAPPVSCDPARDQNHSPASSDAPPVPCDPARDQNQEPVTLPPPEPTQAENPSLPNSESPAADLCEDQMCSLSQSSNCVGAPDPVPVQTGSPSDTVVTTTSCDDAQDPHEDQSQSVSGPPQPTQEQQQN, encoded by the exons ATGCAGGAGGTGAGTGCGGTCGGCCTGCCGGACGATGACATGCTGGATGGAGACCTGGGGGACGGGATGGGAAGCAGGCCGCCCTCCAGCTCTCTCCGCAGCAAGTTCCAGAGCTCCAGCCTGGTGCCGGACGGCCAGTCGCCCAGGCGCAGCTGCCCCTCAGGAGAGGCGGCGTGGAAGCCCAAACTCAAGTTGGCTGGGTGGAAGCAGGGAGCCTGTTGGAAGCTGCCAG GTCCCGTGGCTGAGGTGTCCAAGAGCGAGCTGAGCGCCAGGCTTCAGGAGGCTGGACAG ATCATTGAGCTCCTGTTCTGCGAGCTGGAGGTGGCACAGCGCTACCTGGAGGGCAAATACGAGGCTCTGAGGATCTTGCAGGGGAAGGTAGGGAAACGGCACTTGGTGGCCTTCACAGTGAGCTGCAGGCAGTTCTGTTCTCCACTTGCGTCCAGGCCATCCTTGACAAAGCCACGTGCCACACCAAGAGCCTCCTGCAGAAGAGCGAGGAGAAGGCCAAAGCCCTGGAGAAGGTAcgcagctgctgctgcgagTGTTTGTCCGAGTTGTGTTGCGTATCCCTGGCTCTCTGTGTTGCACGCACAGGAAGTCAACTGtctccagtgggaggtgagcTTCGGCCAAGTGCAGCTGAGGAAGAGCGAGCAGTCCTGGGAGCAGAGACACAACAG AGTGGTGAACGAGAACAGGAGCCTGAGCGACACCCTGGAGAAGCGGGAGAGTGAGATCCAGCACCTGCGAGCAGAGAACTCTG ctctgagcCAGCAGCTCCTGGAGCTCCTGGCTCTGCTGAAGGTGAAAGAGCAGAGGACCTACCTGGCCACCAGACCTCAGTACACGCCGGAGAAGGACGCCACCGTCCTGGAG ctgGCCGTGCTGGGCGCCTGTCGCTGCATCAGTGTGGACGAGTCGTGTCCGTGCAGTCGCACCGCAGCCGCCACCAGGaagcagctcctgcagctgcagcaggaa CTGGACTTCCAACACTCCCGGAGGGAGGAGGCGCTGATGGTGGCCGACGCCTTCCGCATCGCCTtcgagcagcagctgaggaagcGCAGCGACCGCCTGATGCTGCTGGCTGAGAGCAACGTGCACAAGCTGAGCCACTGCAAGGCTGAAG GTGTCAGCAGGAGGCCCCTGGTCAGCGTGAGCCAGCGGCTCAGGGCCCTGCTGCCCCCCAACCTGGAGCTGAGCGTGCCCGACCACCTCCTGGAGGCGCTGTACAGGCTCATCGACCTG CTCAACGACAAGGAGGAGGCGCTGGCGCACCAGAGGAAGGTCAGCATCATGCTGGCGCACAGCGCCgaggagctgcagaagcagCTGGACCTGGACTGCAGCCCGGCCCAGCCCGCGCCCGACTGCCAAGGGGCCGGGGGCTCCTGTCACCCGGAGGAGCCCTCAGATCAGGACCGCCTTCACATGGACTCCACAGCAAGCCAGGGCCAGAAGGCAGACCAGAACCACAGTCCCGCTCCGTCTGATGCACCtccagtgtcatgtgaccctgccCGAGACCAGAACCACAGTCCCGCTTCGTCTGATGCATCTCCAATGCCATGTGACCCTGCCCGAGACCAGAACCACGGTCCTGCTCCGTCTGATGCACCtccagtgtcatgtgaccctgccCGAGACCAGAACCACAGTCCCGCTTCGTCTGATGCATCTCCAATGCCATGTGACCCTGCCCGAGACCAGAACCACAGTCCCGCTCCGTCTGATGCACCtccagtgtcatgtgaccctgccCGAGACCAGAACCACGGTCCTGCTCCGTCTGATGCACCtccagtgtcatgtgaccctgccCGAGACCAGAACCACGGTCCTGCTCTGTCTGATGCACCtccagtgtcatgtgaccctgccCGAGACCAGAACCACGGTCCCACTCCGTCTGATGCACCCACACCtccagtgtcatgtgaccctgccCGAGACCAGAACCACAGTACCGCTTCGTCTGATGCATCACCAGTGCCATGTGACCCTGCCCGAGACCAGAACCACAGTCCCACTTCGTCTGATGCACTTCCAATGCCATGTGACCCTGCCCGAGACCAGAACCACGGTCCCGCTCCGTCTGATGCACCCACACCtccagtgtcatgtgaccctgccCGAGACCAGAACCACGGTCCTGCTCTGTCTGATGCACCtccagtgtcatgtgaccctgccCGAGACCAGAACCACGGTCCCACTCCGTCTGATGCACCCATACCtccagtgtcatgtgaccctgccCGAGACCAGAACCACAGTACCGCTTCGTCTGATGCATCTCCAGTGCCATGTGACCCTGCCCGAGACCAGAACCACGGTCCCGCTCCGTCTGATGCACCtccagtgtcatgtgaccctgccCGAGACCAGAACCACAGTCCCACTTCGTCTGATGCACTTCCAATGCCATGTGACCCTGCCCGAGACCAGAACCACGGTCCTGCTCCGTCTGATGCACCTGCACCtccagtgtcatgtgaccctgccCGAGACCAGAACCACAGTCCCGCTTCGTCTGATGCACCtccagtgtcatgtgaccctgccCGAGACCAGAACCACGGTCCCGCTCCGTCTGATGCACCtccagtgtcatgtgaccctgccCGAGACCAGAACCACAGTCCCGCTTCGTCTGATGCACCTCCAGTGCCATGTGACCCTGCCCGAGACCAGAACCAGGAACCGGTTACCTTGCCTCCACCTGAACCGACACAAGCTGAGAACCCCAGTCTCCCCAATTCTGAATCACCAGCAGCAGACCTTTGTGAGGACCAGATGTGCAGCCTGTCTCAGTCGTCGAACTGTGTGGGAGCACCTGATCCAGTACCAGTCCAGACTGGGAGCCCCAGCGACACAGTGGTGACCACGACCTCATGTGATGACGCACAGGACCCACATGAGGACCAGAGCCAGTCGGTATCTGGTCCACCTCAGCCcacacaggagcagcagcagaactag
- the ccdc125 gene encoding coiled-coil domain-containing protein 125 isoform X3, translating into MQEVSAVGLPDDDMLDGDLGDGMGSRPPSSSLRSKFQSSSLVPDGQSPRRSCPSGEAAWKPKLKLAGWKQGACWKLPAGPVAEVSKSELSARLQEAGQIIELLFCELEVAQRYLEGKYEALRILQGKAILDKATCHTKSLLQKSEEKAKALEKEVNCLQWEVSFGQVQLRKSEQSWEQRHNRVVNENRSLSDTLEKRESEIQHLRAENSALSQQLLELLALLKVKEQRTYLATRPQYTPEKDATVLELAVLGACRCISVDESCPCSRTAAATRKQLLQLQQELDFQHSRREEALMVADAFRIAFEQQLRKRSDRLMLLAESNVHKLSHCKAEGVSRRPLVSVSQRLRALLPPNLELSVPDHLLEALYRLIDLLNDKEEALAHQRKVSIMLAHSAEELQKQLDLDCSPAQPAPDCQGAGGSCHPEEPSDQDRLHMDSTASQGQKADQNHSPAPSDAPPVSCDPARDQNHSPASSDASPMPCDPARDQNHGPAPSDAPPVSCDPARDQNHSPASSDASPMPCDPARDQNHSPAPSDAPPVSCDPARDQNHGPAPSDAPPVSCDPARDQNHGPALSDAPPVSCDPARDQNHGPTPSDAPTPPVSCDPARDQNHSTASSDASPVPCDPARDQNHSPTSSDALPMPCDPARDQNHGPAPSDAPTPPVSCDPARDQNHGPALSDAPPVSCDPARDQNHGPTPSDAPIPPVSCDPARDQNHSTASSDASPVPCDPARDQNHGPAPSDAPPVSCDPARDQNHSPTSSDALPMPCDPARDQNHGPAPSDAPAPPVSCDPARDQNHSPASSDAPPVSCDPARDQNHGPAPSDAPPVSCDPARDQNHSPASSDAPPVPCDPARDQNQEPVTLPPPEPTQAENPSLPNSESPAADLCEDQMCSLSQSSNCVGAPDPVPVQTGSPSDTVVTTTSCDDAQDPHEDQSQSVSGPPQPTQEQQQN; encoded by the exons ATGCAGGAGGTGAGTGCGGTCGGCCTGCCGGACGATGACATGCTGGATGGAGACCTGGGGGACGGGATGGGAAGCAGGCCGCCCTCCAGCTCTCTCCGCAGCAAGTTCCAGAGCTCCAGCCTGGTGCCGGACGGCCAGTCGCCCAGGCGCAGCTGCCCCTCAGGAGAGGCGGCGTGGAAGCCCAAACTCAAGTTGGCTGGGTGGAAGCAGGGAGCCTGTTGGAAGCTGCCAG CAGGTCCCGTGGCTGAGGTGTCCAAGAGCGAGCTGAGCGCCAGGCTTCAGGAGGCTGGACAG ATCATTGAGCTCCTGTTCTGCGAGCTGGAGGTGGCACAGCGCTACCTGGAGGGCAAATACGAGGCTCTGAGGATCTTGCAGGGGAAG GCCATCCTTGACAAAGCCACGTGCCACACCAAGAGCCTCCTGCAGAAGAGCGAGGAGAAGGCCAAAGCCCTGGAGAAG GAAGTCAACTGtctccagtgggaggtgagcTTCGGCCAAGTGCAGCTGAGGAAGAGCGAGCAGTCCTGGGAGCAGAGACACAACAG AGTGGTGAACGAGAACAGGAGCCTGAGCGACACCCTGGAGAAGCGGGAGAGTGAGATCCAGCACCTGCGAGCAGAGAACTCTG ctctgagcCAGCAGCTCCTGGAGCTCCTGGCTCTGCTGAAGGTGAAAGAGCAGAGGACCTACCTGGCCACCAGACCTCAGTACACGCCGGAGAAGGACGCCACCGTCCTGGAG ctgGCCGTGCTGGGCGCCTGTCGCTGCATCAGTGTGGACGAGTCGTGTCCGTGCAGTCGCACCGCAGCCGCCACCAGGaagcagctcctgcagctgcagcaggaa CTGGACTTCCAACACTCCCGGAGGGAGGAGGCGCTGATGGTGGCCGACGCCTTCCGCATCGCCTtcgagcagcagctgaggaagcGCAGCGACCGCCTGATGCTGCTGGCTGAGAGCAACGTGCACAAGCTGAGCCACTGCAAGGCTGAAG GTGTCAGCAGGAGGCCCCTGGTCAGCGTGAGCCAGCGGCTCAGGGCCCTGCTGCCCCCCAACCTGGAGCTGAGCGTGCCCGACCACCTCCTGGAGGCGCTGTACAGGCTCATCGACCTG CTCAACGACAAGGAGGAGGCGCTGGCGCACCAGAGGAAGGTCAGCATCATGCTGGCGCACAGCGCCgaggagctgcagaagcagCTGGACCTGGACTGCAGCCCGGCCCAGCCCGCGCCCGACTGCCAAGGGGCCGGGGGCTCCTGTCACCCGGAGGAGCCCTCAGATCAGGACCGCCTTCACATGGACTCCACAGCAAGCCAGGGCCAGAAGGCAGACCAGAACCACAGTCCCGCTCCGTCTGATGCACCtccagtgtcatgtgaccctgccCGAGACCAGAACCACAGTCCCGCTTCGTCTGATGCATCTCCAATGCCATGTGACCCTGCCCGAGACCAGAACCACGGTCCTGCTCCGTCTGATGCACCtccagtgtcatgtgaccctgccCGAGACCAGAACCACAGTCCCGCTTCGTCTGATGCATCTCCAATGCCATGTGACCCTGCCCGAGACCAGAACCACAGTCCCGCTCCGTCTGATGCACCtccagtgtcatgtgaccctgccCGAGACCAGAACCACGGTCCTGCTCCGTCTGATGCACCtccagtgtcatgtgaccctgccCGAGACCAGAACCACGGTCCTGCTCTGTCTGATGCACCtccagtgtcatgtgaccctgccCGAGACCAGAACCACGGTCCCACTCCGTCTGATGCACCCACACCtccagtgtcatgtgaccctgccCGAGACCAGAACCACAGTACCGCTTCGTCTGATGCATCACCAGTGCCATGTGACCCTGCCCGAGACCAGAACCACAGTCCCACTTCGTCTGATGCACTTCCAATGCCATGTGACCCTGCCCGAGACCAGAACCACGGTCCCGCTCCGTCTGATGCACCCACACCtccagtgtcatgtgaccctgccCGAGACCAGAACCACGGTCCTGCTCTGTCTGATGCACCtccagtgtcatgtgaccctgccCGAGACCAGAACCACGGTCCCACTCCGTCTGATGCACCCATACCtccagtgtcatgtgaccctgccCGAGACCAGAACCACAGTACCGCTTCGTCTGATGCATCTCCAGTGCCATGTGACCCTGCCCGAGACCAGAACCACGGTCCCGCTCCGTCTGATGCACCtccagtgtcatgtgaccctgccCGAGACCAGAACCACAGTCCCACTTCGTCTGATGCACTTCCAATGCCATGTGACCCTGCCCGAGACCAGAACCACGGTCCTGCTCCGTCTGATGCACCTGCACCtccagtgtcatgtgaccctgccCGAGACCAGAACCACAGTCCCGCTTCGTCTGATGCACCtccagtgtcatgtgaccctgccCGAGACCAGAACCACGGTCCCGCTCCGTCTGATGCACCtccagtgtcatgtgaccctgccCGAGACCAGAACCACAGTCCCGCTTCGTCTGATGCACCTCCAGTGCCATGTGACCCTGCCCGAGACCAGAACCAGGAACCGGTTACCTTGCCTCCACCTGAACCGACACAAGCTGAGAACCCCAGTCTCCCCAATTCTGAATCACCAGCAGCAGACCTTTGTGAGGACCAGATGTGCAGCCTGTCTCAGTCGTCGAACTGTGTGGGAGCACCTGATCCAGTACCAGTCCAGACTGGGAGCCCCAGCGACACAGTGGTGACCACGACCTCATGTGATGACGCACAGGACCCACATGAGGACCAGAGCCAGTCGGTATCTGGTCCACCTCAGCCcacacaggagcagcagcagaactag
- the ccdc125 gene encoding coiled-coil domain-containing protein 125 isoform X1, which produces MQEVSAVGLPDDDMLDGDLGDGMGSRPPSSSLRSKFQSSSLVPDGQSPRRSCPSGEAAWKPKLKLAGWKQGACWKLPAGPVAEVSKSELSARLQEAGQIIELLFCELEVAQRYLEGKYEALRILQGKVGKRHLVAFTVSCRQFCSPLASRPSLTKPRATPRASCRRARRRPKPWRRYAAAAASVCPSCVAYPWLSVLHAQEVNCLQWEVSFGQVQLRKSEQSWEQRHNRVVNENRSLSDTLEKRESEIQHLRAENSALSQQLLELLALLKVKEQRTYLATRPQYTPEKDATVLELAVLGACRCISVDESCPCSRTAAATRKQLLQLQQELDFQHSRREEALMVADAFRIAFEQQLRKRSDRLMLLAESNVHKLSHCKAEGVSRRPLVSVSQRLRALLPPNLELSVPDHLLEALYRLIDLLNDKEEALAHQRKVSIMLAHSAEELQKQLDLDCSPAQPAPDCQGAGGSCHPEEPSDQDRLHMDSTASQGQKADQNHSPAPSDAPPVSCDPARDQNHSPASSDASPMPCDPARDQNHGPAPSDAPPVSCDPARDQNHSPASSDASPMPCDPARDQNHSPAPSDAPPVSCDPARDQNHGPAPSDAPPVSCDPARDQNHGPALSDAPPVSCDPARDQNHGPTPSDAPTPPVSCDPARDQNHSTASSDASPVPCDPARDQNHSPTSSDALPMPCDPARDQNHGPAPSDAPTPPVSCDPARDQNHGPALSDAPPVSCDPARDQNHGPTPSDAPIPPVSCDPARDQNHSTASSDASPVPCDPARDQNHGPAPSDAPPVSCDPARDQNHSPTSSDALPMPCDPARDQNHGPAPSDAPAPPVSCDPARDQNHSPASSDAPPVSCDPARDQNHGPAPSDAPPVSCDPARDQNHSPASSDAPPVPCDPARDQNQEPVTLPPPEPTQAENPSLPNSESPAADLCEDQMCSLSQSSNCVGAPDPVPVQTGSPSDTVVTTTSCDDAQDPHEDQSQSVSGPPQPTQEQQQN; this is translated from the exons ATGCAGGAGGTGAGTGCGGTCGGCCTGCCGGACGATGACATGCTGGATGGAGACCTGGGGGACGGGATGGGAAGCAGGCCGCCCTCCAGCTCTCTCCGCAGCAAGTTCCAGAGCTCCAGCCTGGTGCCGGACGGCCAGTCGCCCAGGCGCAGCTGCCCCTCAGGAGAGGCGGCGTGGAAGCCCAAACTCAAGTTGGCTGGGTGGAAGCAGGGAGCCTGTTGGAAGCTGCCAG CAGGTCCCGTGGCTGAGGTGTCCAAGAGCGAGCTGAGCGCCAGGCTTCAGGAGGCTGGACAG ATCATTGAGCTCCTGTTCTGCGAGCTGGAGGTGGCACAGCGCTACCTGGAGGGCAAATACGAGGCTCTGAGGATCTTGCAGGGGAAGGTAGGGAAACGGCACTTGGTGGCCTTCACAGTGAGCTGCAGGCAGTTCTGTTCTCCACTTGCGTCCAGGCCATCCTTGACAAAGCCACGTGCCACACCAAGAGCCTCCTGCAGAAGAGCGAGGAGAAGGCCAAAGCCCTGGAGAAGGTAcgcagctgctgctgcgagTGTTTGTCCGAGTTGTGTTGCGTATCCCTGGCTCTCTGTGTTGCACGCACAGGAAGTCAACTGtctccagtgggaggtgagcTTCGGCCAAGTGCAGCTGAGGAAGAGCGAGCAGTCCTGGGAGCAGAGACACAACAG AGTGGTGAACGAGAACAGGAGCCTGAGCGACACCCTGGAGAAGCGGGAGAGTGAGATCCAGCACCTGCGAGCAGAGAACTCTG ctctgagcCAGCAGCTCCTGGAGCTCCTGGCTCTGCTGAAGGTGAAAGAGCAGAGGACCTACCTGGCCACCAGACCTCAGTACACGCCGGAGAAGGACGCCACCGTCCTGGAG ctgGCCGTGCTGGGCGCCTGTCGCTGCATCAGTGTGGACGAGTCGTGTCCGTGCAGTCGCACCGCAGCCGCCACCAGGaagcagctcctgcagctgcagcaggaa CTGGACTTCCAACACTCCCGGAGGGAGGAGGCGCTGATGGTGGCCGACGCCTTCCGCATCGCCTtcgagcagcagctgaggaagcGCAGCGACCGCCTGATGCTGCTGGCTGAGAGCAACGTGCACAAGCTGAGCCACTGCAAGGCTGAAG GTGTCAGCAGGAGGCCCCTGGTCAGCGTGAGCCAGCGGCTCAGGGCCCTGCTGCCCCCCAACCTGGAGCTGAGCGTGCCCGACCACCTCCTGGAGGCGCTGTACAGGCTCATCGACCTG CTCAACGACAAGGAGGAGGCGCTGGCGCACCAGAGGAAGGTCAGCATCATGCTGGCGCACAGCGCCgaggagctgcagaagcagCTGGACCTGGACTGCAGCCCGGCCCAGCCCGCGCCCGACTGCCAAGGGGCCGGGGGCTCCTGTCACCCGGAGGAGCCCTCAGATCAGGACCGCCTTCACATGGACTCCACAGCAAGCCAGGGCCAGAAGGCAGACCAGAACCACAGTCCCGCTCCGTCTGATGCACCtccagtgtcatgtgaccctgccCGAGACCAGAACCACAGTCCCGCTTCGTCTGATGCATCTCCAATGCCATGTGACCCTGCCCGAGACCAGAACCACGGTCCTGCTCCGTCTGATGCACCtccagtgtcatgtgaccctgccCGAGACCAGAACCACAGTCCCGCTTCGTCTGATGCATCTCCAATGCCATGTGACCCTGCCCGAGACCAGAACCACAGTCCCGCTCCGTCTGATGCACCtccagtgtcatgtgaccctgccCGAGACCAGAACCACGGTCCTGCTCCGTCTGATGCACCtccagtgtcatgtgaccctgccCGAGACCAGAACCACGGTCCTGCTCTGTCTGATGCACCtccagtgtcatgtgaccctgccCGAGACCAGAACCACGGTCCCACTCCGTCTGATGCACCCACACCtccagtgtcatgtgaccctgccCGAGACCAGAACCACAGTACCGCTTCGTCTGATGCATCACCAGTGCCATGTGACCCTGCCCGAGACCAGAACCACAGTCCCACTTCGTCTGATGCACTTCCAATGCCATGTGACCCTGCCCGAGACCAGAACCACGGTCCCGCTCCGTCTGATGCACCCACACCtccagtgtcatgtgaccctgccCGAGACCAGAACCACGGTCCTGCTCTGTCTGATGCACCtccagtgtcatgtgaccctgccCGAGACCAGAACCACGGTCCCACTCCGTCTGATGCACCCATACCtccagtgtcatgtgaccctgccCGAGACCAGAACCACAGTACCGCTTCGTCTGATGCATCTCCAGTGCCATGTGACCCTGCCCGAGACCAGAACCACGGTCCCGCTCCGTCTGATGCACCtccagtgtcatgtgaccctgccCGAGACCAGAACCACAGTCCCACTTCGTCTGATGCACTTCCAATGCCATGTGACCCTGCCCGAGACCAGAACCACGGTCCTGCTCCGTCTGATGCACCTGCACCtccagtgtcatgtgaccctgccCGAGACCAGAACCACAGTCCCGCTTCGTCTGATGCACCtccagtgtcatgtgaccctgccCGAGACCAGAACCACGGTCCCGCTCCGTCTGATGCACCtccagtgtcatgtgaccctgccCGAGACCAGAACCACAGTCCCGCTTCGTCTGATGCACCTCCAGTGCCATGTGACCCTGCCCGAGACCAGAACCAGGAACCGGTTACCTTGCCTCCACCTGAACCGACACAAGCTGAGAACCCCAGTCTCCCCAATTCTGAATCACCAGCAGCAGACCTTTGTGAGGACCAGATGTGCAGCCTGTCTCAGTCGTCGAACTGTGTGGGAGCACCTGATCCAGTACCAGTCCAGACTGGGAGCCCCAGCGACACAGTGGTGACCACGACCTCATGTGATGACGCACAGGACCCACATGAGGACCAGAGCCAGTCGGTATCTGGTCCACCTCAGCCcacacaggagcagcagcagaactag